CACTAGCCAAAATTCACTTATAGGGAGCGAGcaagaaaaaggggaagaagggaaaaaagagagagctgaAGTAGAGAAGCAACGCAAagcaagagcaagagagagaatgtCTGGTACGATACCGTCGGAGGGTTTTCTTGATCTCTGCGAAGCAGAACTAGCGGCGAGACGGACAGAGGGAGCTGAAGCCTGAAGCTGTGGAGTCCCTTTGAGACTCTGTTCGAGCTGGTGCTTGAacacgaggaggaggaggaggaggaggaggaggaagaagaagatagtcGCAGAAGCAGGCCCAACGGGCCCAATAGCCCAAAACACTGGGCCCGATTTGAGCCCGTTCCATCACAAAAGGAGAggacaaaaagggaaagaatcGTTGCGTAAGAAGTTTATTAAGATCTGaagttcaatttaaaaaaaaaaaaaaagatcagacCATTAGCTACTTTATTACTTTCTCGTGAAAATTTAAGTAGAATTTCggtttttgacccattttattttcatttttccgcTTGCGAAAATTactcctaaatttttattttggatcGGTTTTATATACTTGAAGCAGAGAGCGCGAAAGTAGTACATTACTCCGAGCAATTAAGGTCTGGTCCCAAATTTTAcctgagctttttttttttttttttgtttaaaaaagaactccaactttaggtccagtctaTATCTACCCATAACTTTGTTTccttgtctaaaaaaatcacaaacattACTCTAGTTCGAAATATGTTTCCATAAGCTCTCCGTCAAAAATCGTTGTTAGTCGTTCCTAATTTTCCTAATTCTCATATCAAAGAACAGTATTGTTTTGGAGATAATTTTCCATGTCATATTGATGATGTGAATTTGGTACCAACGCGGAATTGTCACATCAAATAACTAACGGCAATTTTTAGACGAAGATAAACGAGGTCATATTTGATATTAGATTGAAAGCTGATGTTCTTTAAGATACAAATATTCAGGACAGATTTGGAATTTGAATCAGTGTTTGGCTTTTTTGGATATTGTCCGGAGTAGAATTGAGATTGAAAATAAAGTTTGGATCGTTTTTCAGGACAGAAACTTTCTTACATAGATGGAAACTAACTCGCTTCATTGCGTCTTATGGCAAGAACCAAAGGCGGTTTTCCACTATTTGTCCCCACCTCGTTGGCAAGAAACCCCGCCTGGCCTAAGAAATCATACGGATGGACCACGTGAAAGTCCTCGAACGCCCCCAAGAACCTGAGTCGTCCCAATGGGGGGAAGAAAGAGtgcaaaaagaaggaaactttGATCACATCGACATCTGCAAGAAGCGAATACGCCTTCCTCTGCCATCGTTTGAGAGACTGAATGGATCACCATCAAAACCAGGGCCgagaagaaaacgaaaagacTTTGCAGAAGAACagagttaaaacaaaaaagcagaAATGCCCGCCATATCTCCCTTCCTCAGGACGCCAAAAAGAGTTGCAGAACAGGGCAGAGAATTTTGCCAATTCGACGTGTGGTCCCTTCTGCGTTGGGAAGCCCGCAAGAAAGGTTGTGCTATTATTTTGAATTGTCTTGCAAAACAAGTGAAAGCAACTCCCTTGTTCCTTCCCCTGTTTTCCTGTTGGGATCTGTACACTTTCCCCCCTCTTGCATCCATCACTCTGTTTCTCTCTGTTCTGTAGTTTTGCCTCCACCAACatacccccttttttttttttacaccttCTTCAAAATCATCATCTACATGATCAGGAGTTTGTTTAATTGTTCTTGGGATATCTCCTTAAATCCCCCTCTACCAATCTGATCTTGACATGTGGTGACGCCCTCTCAGAAAGCCAGATAGGGAATATCTTTCACAGGGTCATCCAAGAAGATGACAAAGATCATGCAGCTCCTCTCccctccaattcaaatatcacCAACCAGATCTCAATACTCTCtcaaattttttgcttttgttttctgttttccttcttttttttttccttgccggTTTCCATGAAACGGGGTTGGACAAAATCTTGTCAAAAGAACAATCAAGTGAGCAACCCCATATCAAAAGAGGGCATGATTACCTTCGTAAAGCAAGAGCGAGACAATCACGCCGGTGCGGGAAGCATGTGGGGCATATGTACAAACGCGAGATTGATGTTGCATTTGTCAGTACTCGGGTTCATTAGTCTTTCTTTAATCACAATCTTTCGGCTGACAAGCATCTTTGTCTAATTTGCTTCTGACAAAACTGTTCGATTAGGTAATACAATATCTGATTCTACATGCCGTGAAATCGTCGTTCATATTCTTCTGGCCCTCAAATGGGAAACCACACGTTCAAGAAACGTCTCTATTTTGTATACGTTAACATTCGTTGCATAATCACGACAAAGTAAATAGTAAAagcgaaaaaaaagaaatcgaatCACAAAAGTTTATTCCGATTCACCGTTTACATTCACTAAATGATCACACTTTTCTATTACAACtatcaattacaaaaaaaagaaatcctgtATAAAGGATAGTTATTTATGAGTTCAAAGCTTAAATtattcaaagaaaagaaaaagagattggctCAAATTCTAAAAGCGATTTGATGGCTCGAGAGAGCGCTGTCAACTGTATCAATCCCCGTGTCTTCCTGTGGATGGACGACGTTTTGGCCTCCTTCACCAGAAAGTGACCTCGTCCAACCCATTGATGACAGAAAAAACACAACCGTAAAGAAGTCATTGGACGTAGATGAGGACATGGGTACGTGGACGTGTCTGGTTCAATGGCCATTAGCCCACGTAAGATCTCAGTTCGCTTGTCATTTTTGCAAAGGCCTTAATCACGCCCTGGAAATCAGGCAAAAACCCGGTCAAAGCTGTCCCCGCCATTGGGTTTTCGCCCCCTCTTGTCATTCTGCATTCCTCAAACTTTATCCCTTGCCgcccataaaaaataaaaaaaaaattcatcctaGGATCCATCAACCAGTCAATTCAACTGCCGTTCCTATTTCTCCTTGCACAAAGTCAATTGCCTTTCACTGcgagagaaaaagaaggaatcCTTGCACGAATCTTGTCGATGGatacatatcaaattaaattgatcttttctaattaaaagaGAGTTTCACTTTCTCTACCACAATGTGATCTCTTCGAGCGATTTTTCATATGCAATTGCATTCACGAGTGTTTCGCAAGAGAAGTTATCTCACCGCGCACAAGCAAATGCGATTGGAATTGCACCCGTAACCTTCTGTCGAAGATTTCACCTTCCCTGCAGTAAACACCCGACGCAgatttaagaaagaaaatagttAATCAATGATCGGGAGCGAATCCTGAAATTTTCGAGAAGCCCCACTACGGACTAGCGGTGTATTTTTCTGGTAAAAGAGGGGTAGAAAGGCCGATTATTAGTATTTAGGATTAGAAATGAGAGGCTAATTACTGCCAATCAGATGGCGACACGTATATCATGTAATAAAAGTCCAAGAAGTGTTTTGTTTATTGCCAAATCCGGCTACGCGGCAAAGTTCATCTTCGGGCACCGACCCTAGTCCCAATGTCCAATAAAGCGCCACAAAAATTGCCAACTTCGCCAGCTGTGACCGCGGAGGTGCAGTCAAGCTGGTCGGACACGCGTCGAGCATCTACTGGCTTATCAGGGATTGGGACCCCCCCAGGGTGGGGTTGGTTGCGTTTTGCCAGGCCATGCGTCGGTCGCGAGCCTCCCTCGCCCGCACCGGTAACCCCGTGCACTCCGCCGCAGCGGAGGGCGACCCCGGCCACCTCTCTCGGGTTTCGAGCGCCCACCCCGCACGTGATCGGGCCCCGGTCAAATGACCATTGTGCCCTCGTCGTGAATGATTGATTTCGGTGGGCGCGCCATTTTAACCATGGCCAGTTACGTCCTTTCACCTGCTGGGACCGCGCTTAACCCCGGCTTCGTGGGGATTACCGGGCACCGTCTTTTGTTGTTAATTTTGGGATTTTGATGGGTTTTCTTCTTTCGTTTTGAGAACAGGAAAGAGGAGAGGATGGCAGACGGCGACGTTTTAGGGACTCAAATGAGATGGGGAGCACCGTTGTTGCCCTGTCCACATCTTCCCCAGTTCAAAGCTTCCCTCTTCCTCCCCATCCTCTCCTCCCATGTGAGGCTTCATGGACAATGAACCCCCTAACTGCACCGGCTAAACATAAAGATtgtattggaccaaaaaaaaacataaagattgtcaaaagattaaaaagtttctttatttttattttttagaggTGGTCTGGTCTCatgttagagagagaaactggAGCTTCTAGAGAGAGGGacattaacaaaagaaaaatactctCTGTTTttgacagagagaaagagagagtgaggaggGTGAAGCTGGAGGTTTTTGCTGCTCTTTGTAGGTAGCAGTAGCTATTTTACCTGGTAGCATACCGTCACCTTCGCTCTGTTGACACATCCCTGTTTCTTCCACACTGTCTTCCCCCTCCCACTATAGCTGCCCCATCTGGGGGTTTTCATTTTGCCTTTGCACTTTTTTGCGGCGTACCAATCTTTCAGATGCGTGGGGACAACATCTAATAAAGTTCTCGACTTTATTGATCTCCACTTGATTCTGCTCCGGGAGATTGATTAAAAAGGTGCTTTTCCTTTGCTCCCTGCTCTCTTTtacttcctttctccatctcaCTGTTTTGAGAACATGCAATCCCACCTCCATTTCCCACTTTAAATTCTTGGACAGTGCCTTATCCTTATATTGTATATCTTCCTGTTACTATCTTTTGGGGGTACTGTCATTTCCCAGTGTCTTCTCTGCTTTCCCTGGTTTTGGGGGGGTGCTTGGGTATGCTCTGAGATAGCTTTGGCTTAGATTTGTGCTGGGCTGGttgctttttctctttgatTGAGTGGGGTTCTTTCTTTGTATTGATCAAGAAGGACAGGGCTTTTCCCGGCAGTAGTGAGTAGTGAGAAGAGAAAATGGCTGGAGGTGGAGGAGCAGCAAAATCAGATGAGCCAGCGCCACACCCACCAAAAGATCAGCTGCCCAACATTGCATACTGCATTACTAGTCCTCCTCCATGGCGTGAGTGTCTTATCTTTATAGTGAAATGTTTGAGCTCTTTTTTCGGCCCCttggatttattttttcttcaatttatgtATTAGTTCATAAAACTATCTTGTGCTTTAGGGGATGATTCCGCTGATCTGATGTGGTATATCTGAAGGAGGCTTGCTTGTGTTCTTTTGTTTGGTGCTGTGAATATTCTTTACCTTTTTTCAATTGTTGAAAGTAGCTTTTCTGAAAAATTCACTTTCATGTGCGGGATACCTACTTTAGAGTTTCGGATATGCTTTTAGCGCAAGAAAATTGCGCTCATCGAAAGTTCTAAGACATATAGGAACGCATACTTTCTCCTTTAGTTTTAACGAGCAATTAAATTTATGtaattgctatttttttttatgagctgCTTGATGGTGATTTGGGTCCGtgacttttcccctttttgcttctttttccttgaatttttgTTTCGTAAAGTTCTGCTTCAACTGATATTCTTCCATGATGCTGCGATTCTCCATCAATTtttatctaaacattttcgtagaTCAAatccttctttcatttttcgtgaaacaaacggagtcttcaTTTGTCCCATCTCTTTCTTTGTGATCGAGATTAATAATATATGTGAAACCTATATATGGACATGTCTTCTGTGCCTAATACAGCGGAAGCAATTCTCCTCGGCTTTCAACACTTTCTGGTGATGCTCGGCACAACGGTCATCATTCCCACTGCCCTTGTCCCTCAGATGGGAGGTAGAAATGTAAGATGATATTATGGCTGTAAAAGGCAAATGCGGTAACTTGATGCTGCACCAACTCAAGTTTAAACTATTGGCTTCGTGACTCATCAACTGCCTCTGATGCAGGAAGAGAAGGCGAAAGTCATCCAGACTTTACTTTTTGTTGCTGGCATCAACACATTGCTGCAAACGTTGTTCGGGACCCGATTACCTGCCGTAATAGGAGGGTCTTATACCTTTGTCCCAACCACGATATCCATCATCCTCTCTGGTCGATTCAGTGATACTACCGACCCTGTTGATGTACTGTCACTGAACCTTATTTACTTCTATTTGACATCATGTGATTTCTGAACCGATTGTGAACTACCTCAATTCTCCTTTTGATTTTTGCGTTGCTATATAATCTATATCCATACTGTAACCTGATATCACATGTTTAAAGTTACCAAAGAACTTATATGTTGCAAGATGTACAATCTGTCATCGGCTCTAGAGTATGAATTATGATATTAAGGGCTTGAATAGCTTTTAGTAGAAATATTTGGATTGTTATTGGTCGTAATGTGATTGGGATCGATGCTATATATGGTTCTAATTTCAAGTTCAAaaacttattttccttttttgccagAGATTCAAGAAAATTATGCGAGCAATACAGGGTTCCCTTATTGTCGCTTCTACTCTTCAGATCGTGCTTGGCTTCAGTGGCCTTTGGCGGAATGTTGCAAGGTCAGTTTgactaaatgaagaaaaaaacttTGATTTGGTGGATGTCCTACTTTGACTTGGGATTGCATTTTTGATTATAAGCGTATCATTCTATAAAACTTCAATGTAACTCTTCTTCAACCACAATAATAGTATTCCCTCTCCTGAACATGTTGGGATGAGGGATAGTGCTAATTCAATTAACGCAATGGATATGGCTATCATGAACCACTTTCTTTTGCTTCAGTCTAAGCTATAGTTGAGCTGACTGAGATGAAATAAGTCTTGTGGCACTGGCTATGCTGGTAACTCATGCTTGAAGATTGGACAAGTTTTCTGCATTCACAGTCATGATAACTCGTAATGATTCCTTTTGTTCTGTCCCACCTTCAGGTTCTTAAGCCCATTATCAGCTGTCCCATTGGTAGCACTAGTAGGCTTTGGTCTCTACGAGCTAGGTTTTCCTGGTGTAAGTAATCTTTGCTACAAATTCGTGACATATTCATGTGCCGAAAGCACTGACTTGTTAACTATTGTGAATTCTTCCTTTGAATGTCAGGTCGCCAAGTGTGTGGAGATTGGACTCCCAGAGCTTGCCATCTTGGTGTTTGTTTCACAGGTATGATGTGCACAGTGATCTCATTATTGTTATGGTTGCTGTGATTTTTTACCATGGATCGTTATACTCTAGCTGAAGTGGTtttgtgaatgattttttttgcagtATCTGCCTCATCTGATTCGCTCGCGAAAACATTTATTCGACAAATTCGCGGTCATATTCTCAGTTGTGGTTGTCTGGATCTATGCTCACCTGCTTACTGTTGGAGGGGCTTACAATGACGCAGCACCAAAGACGCAAACAAGCTGCCGAACTGATCGTTCTGGGCTTATAGATGCAGCTCCATGGTAAGTTTgcttattttgatatttctgcTCTGGTTTTATCAGTACCCAAAGGATCCTCATATTTCTTTGATACAACTTTTAGGCTCACTTGCTTTCAAGGAGAACATTATGTTGAAAAGacattttttacctttttcatgTTGTTGTTGATAACATTACTTCGGATCAAGAGGAAATGTGTGCACAAAGTTCACTAAAAGACTTTGTGTGATACCACAAGTGTTCCTCCTGCTACCCATGGGTAGCAAGTACAAGATTGATTTCTGCtgttcccctttcttttttttggttggtcaGGAAAGAATGGCAAGAAAAAGTGTTTTTCTGGCACTTCTTGAAAATTGTTTAGAAAAGTTTTGCGCTTTTTTGAATGGAAGAGATCTTTCCCAGATGTAAATGCTTTGATTGATTTGGGATACTTGTCTACTAAATGAGCTCTTCTCATATATGGATTGGCAATCccttggtgccaattcagtttctCCTACttatcaaaatagaaaaatgataaaaaagagaaaaggaaaagataaggaAGAGAGTAATTTTCTCATGCATTAAGCACCACTCCGCTCTAATATACTTTGAAGCCTTGCATGATACCTTCGCATGCATTGATTACTACTACATATAGCCTTTTAGCCACCATTATGATTGATGACCTGTGTCTGCAGCTTCCATAACTGGCAAAGTACAGATTTTACCCTTTTCCATCTGCATTATCTCTCATTTGATGGCTACTTTTGCCTTCCAATGATGATAGATATGTTGATATTCCTTGATGAATGGTTGAAGTATAAAGCAGGGCTGATGATAGTTTCAGCTTATCTACTTACAAGGATCCATCCGTTATACATTGTCATTATCCAATTGAGATTGACCTTAAAATAGAAGTACTTTCATCCTGAGCTTCTAGGTGTCAGTTGTGACAATTTCTTATTGATGGAACCTTATATATGGGAGCAGAACTTGTAATTGTAATTAACTAAGCGGATCCCACACTTACTCTTAGGACTTGTAAGGGAGGAGTTCTCTTGGATGAATTTTCCTCTTCGACATCATTCTCTTTGTGCAAGAGCTGTTGCATTTGATATGGGCTTGTTTGTTTAGAATTAAGTTTAAGCAAACGATACTTTTTCCTTCCTCGCcaaaatttaagatattttcAATTGTACAGTATGAAAGTTTCAAATGGTTAGgattgaaaaaatcaaagtgCATGCGTCGCAATATTTAGATTAAGCAAATAGCAAAAAGTAGAAGTCTATCCAGACACATCCATAGTTACTGATATAGCGAAGGTCTGTGTTGCTCATTCAGAAGGTGGAATTCTCTCTGCTGTAGGATGATATTATTGCTCAAGACTAGGACTGTAGTTATATTGACTGGGTGAGTATGCAGGATAAGAGTTCCATATCCGTTTCAATGGGGAGCGCCTTCATTTGATGCTGGTGAAGCCTTTGCAATGATGATGGC
The genomic region above belongs to Rhodamnia argentea isolate NSW1041297 chromosome 6, ASM2092103v1, whole genome shotgun sequence and contains:
- the LOC115741522 gene encoding nucleobase-ascorbate transporter 6, whose product is MAGGGGAAKSDEPAPHPPKDQLPNIAYCITSPPPWPEAILLGFQHFLVMLGTTVIIPTALVPQMGGRNEEKAKVIQTLLFVAGINTLLQTLFGTRLPAVIGGSYTFVPTTISIILSGRFSDTTDPVDRFKKIMRAIQGSLIVASTLQIVLGFSGLWRNVARFLSPLSAVPLVALVGFGLYELGFPGVAKCVEIGLPELAILVFVSQYLPHLIRSRKHLFDKFAVIFSVVVVWIYAHLLTVGGAYNDAAPKTQTSCRTDRSGLIDAAPWIRVPYPFQWGAPSFDAGEAFAMMMASFVALVESTGAFMAVARSASATHMPPSVLSRGVGWQGVGILISALFGTVNGSSVSVENAGLLVLTRVGSRRVVQISAGFMIFFSILGKFGAVFASIPAPIIAALYCLFFAYVGSVGLSFLQFCNLNSFRTKFILGFSIFMGLSIPQYFNEYTAINGYGPVHTGGRWFNDIINVPLSSEPFVAGIIAYFLDNTLHRKDSTVRKDRGKHWWDKFRSFEGDARSVEFYSLAFDLNKYFPSV